CTACCCGAAACCGATCGTCAACCACCCGGAGGCTCGGAAACGATTTCTAGCCACAGCGAAATCGGCACTTTAAATCTCAGCCAACTCTCTCCTGGGTCCACCCACTTGAAAAGCCCGTGCAAAGGTTCCCTATTAAGAAAACGCAAGAGGCGGAGGACACCTTGACGACAGAACTCACTCGCATACCCCAAAAAGAAGTTGTCGTGGTTGCCGGGGCCAGTGGTTTCGTTGGGCGCGTACTCATCCCCGTTCTTCTAGAGCGTTTCAAGGTCATCGCTCTCGGACGTAATATACCCGAAAAAAGTGACCACCCGGATTTGGAATGGAGAAGCTGTAATCTTTTCTCCCTGCTTCAAGCAGAAGAAGCCATTCAAGACGCGCAGTATGCATTCTACCTCGTTCACTCCATGGCTCCATCCGAGCTCACCCAAGCTGGCTTTCGCGACATCGACTGGATTCTGGCAGACAATTTTGCCCGTGCATGCGACCGGGCCGGAGTCGAACAAATCATTTACCTCGGTGGTTTGATCCCCAGTGGTCAAAAACTATCCGAGCACCTCACGAGTCGCTACGAAGTGGCGCAAGTTCTCGGTGCCCGTAAACCAACAGTCACCGTACTGCAGGCAGGGCTTATCATCGGGGAAGGAGGGTCATCCTTCCGAATCATGTACCGGCTGGTGCAACGGTTACCGGTGATGCTCTGCCCTAAGTGGACCTCATCTCAAACCCAGCCAATTGCAGTGGAAGATGTGGTTGAACTGCTCGACGGCTCTGTTGGAAAACCGGAGTTCTACGGCCAATGGTACGACATCGGTGGACCGGACCGAATGACCTACATCGAGATGATGCGGACCACGGCCGGGGTGATGGGGCTGAAAAGAAGAATTGGATCTGTTCCAATCTTTTCTCTTTGGCTCTCTCTTCACTGGATTCAAGTGATCACGGGTGCCTCAAAACAGCTTGTAGAGCCTCTCATTGAGAGCCTGCGACACGATATGGTCGCACAAGAAAATCGGCTTCAAAAAAGACTCGGAGTCACTGGCATCCCATTTGTAG
This DNA window, taken from Deltaproteobacteria bacterium, encodes the following:
- a CDS encoding NAD(P)H-binding protein, whose amino-acid sequence is MTTELTRIPQKEVVVVAGASGFVGRVLIPVLLERFKVIALGRNIPEKSDHPDLEWRSCNLFSLLQAEEAIQDAQYAFYLVHSMAPSELTQAGFRDIDWILADNFARACDRAGVEQIIYLGGLIPSGQKLSEHLTSRYEVAQVLGARKPTVTVLQAGLIIGEGGSSFRIMYRLVQRLPVMLCPKWTSSQTQPIAVEDVVELLDGSVGKPEFYGQWYDIGGPDRMTYIEMMRTTAGVMGLKRRIGSVPIFSLWLSLHWIQVITGASKQLVEPLIESLRHDMVAQENRLQKRLGVTGIPFVESLRRALRAEQKQPSKRSALRLPYLKRPTKQKVCSIQRLELNNSRSAQDIAMDYAKFLTQFLGPLLRVEIDENHCMSFCVLGLRKPLLKLQYVSNRSEPRRALYYIEGGILANMTRMEKTENKGRLEFRLSNCGTFVLAAIFDFAPRLPWSIYRLTQAPFHLWVMNSFGKYLRNRSSNASKPALSL